CCAAGCCCAAAGGCGCTACCGCCTTCACTTAGTATTTGGTCAACAACATCCTGAACCGGGCCAACATCATCATTCTTTAATTTATCACTTACAATTACATTAGCGCCTTCAGAAGCCATTTTTAAAGCTGTTGCTCTTCCCATTCCTCTCTCACTTGCTGCTCCCGTGATAATGACAACTTTTCCCTTTAGTGAGTTCATATTAATGTTTCCAAATTTTTTCTTTTAGTAAATCATCCATCGTCAATTCTATACTCTTCCTTAGTATCAAAATCGATTGATCTATAGCCGTTTTATCAAAGGTCAAAGGAGGCGACAAAACGATTAAAGCACCAATTGGCCTAACGATAAGACCCATTTTTCTAGCGTGGTGATAAACACGCTTTGCAATACCAATTTCAGGTTCAAAAGCGAATTTTGTCGTTTTATACGCCACTAATTCCAAACTCAGCATATAGTGACTCCCCCTTACATCACCTACAATTTCCAGATCAGACAAGGACTTGAGTTGCTGTTCAAAATAGGGGCCCCACTTTTGAACATGTTGGCAGAATCCATCTCTTTCTAAAATTTCAATATTCTTCAGACCCACCGCACAGCATAAGGGATGGCCTGAATATGTAAAACCGTGTGAGAAATAAGGATTTTCCTTTTTTGGCCGGCTTATCACCTCATAAATTTCATCCGAAATTACGGTCGCACCGAGAGGTACATATCCAGAAGAAAGTCCTTTGGCCATAATAATTACATCCGGCTGGATGCCAAACATTTCTTCTGAGGAAACCATATGACCCAGTCTCCCAAAGGCGGTGACAACTTCATCCGAAATGTAAAAAATATCATGTTTTTTACACAAGTCAAAAGTTCTTTTATGATATCCTCTTGGTGGTACAATCACACCTCCGGCTCCCATGATCGGTTCAGCTATAAAGCAGGCAATATTGTCCTCACCTTCTTTAAGAATATAATTCTCCATTTCATCAATAAGAAAATCACAGAATTCCGTTTCTGAGAGCTCATTCTGATTTCTGTAGGCATAAGGAGCCGTTAGATAATGTATCATGTCAAATGGAAGGTCAAATGCCATATGAGTAGGCCTTATTCCCGTTAGTGCATGTGCCAAATACGTACTTCCGTGATAAGCCAAATCTCTTGAAATAATCTTTTTCTTCTTCGGCTTTCCTATCAGGTTAAAATAGTAATGAATCATTTTTATGGCCGTATCATTGGCCATGGATCCTCCGGTTCCAAAAAACACATGATTTAGGTTTTGAGGACATAAACCCGCAATTTTGGCTCCCAAATCCGCAGCAGGTATGGAACCCGCATCTTCAAAGGTGTTATAATAGGCTAATTTTCTTGATTGATCAGCCGTGGCTTGCGATATTTCTTCATTTCCATGGCCTATATTAACACACCACAGACCTGCTATACCATCAATATATTCTTTTCCGTTCATATCATAAATATGATGGTCCTTCCCCTTTTCATATATTACAGACCCCTCTGTTTTGAAATTTTCAAAATTTGTATAGGGATGAATGACATGATTTTTATCCTTTGTCCAAATTTCCTTTTCCTTTGATTTTAATTGTTTCTCCATTTGAGTCAATATTAATTTTTGTTAAGCAAAATTTTAACATTTTTTGCCGTTACTCCTGTATCTTTTCTAATAGTTGATTACTCACACCTGCCGTCCATCCACCATCAACAATAAGGGCCTGCCCATTGATGTATTGAGCTGCCTCGCTGGCTAAAAAATGAAATACTCCCACTAAATCATCAGTTTCGGCAACGCGTGACATCGGAGAAAATAAGTTACTCATGAGTTCGGCATACGCAGCATCTTCTGATTGGGCCATCATAGGGGTTTTGGTATTTGACGGACAAACTGCATTCACCCTTATTCGTTGATGTGCAAGTTCCAAGGCTGCTGTTTTCGTCAAGCTGATTACTGCGGCCTTACTCGCTGCATAAGGCTCCATTCCGGCCACTTTTGTAAAGGCAGCCTGAGAGGCTGTATTAATTATGCTACCTCCTTGATTCATATATCTTGGTCCATACTTGAGCCCATACATCACTCCAAATACGTTGATATCAAATACTTTAGACCATTTTGCAGCATCCCCCTCTTCCAAGACTCCTGAGAGAAGAGAAATCCCGGCATTATTTATCAAAACATCTATCTTGCCAATCTTATCGACCGAGGTTTCAAAACCATCTCTTACAGATGATTCTTTCGAAACATCCATAAAAACATAGGTTGCCCCTATGCTTTTTGCCAATTTCTCGCAGTTTTCTATATCTGCCAGGATTACTTTAGCTCCTTCTTGTACAAAACTTTTTACTAAAGCTAATCCAATACCACTGCCTCCTCCAGTGACCAATATATTCTTGTTTTGTAATGAAAAATATTTCATGACTTTCTTAATTTCTTATTGAATGAAGCGTAAATAAATGACATACAGGCCACTGTGAAAATCAAGGCTGAAACGATAGCTACAAGCCTATAATCTCCATAATGATAAAATAATGAAAGTGTGAAGGGACCAAGAGCAAAACCTATAGAATACATTGGCATGACCATCACCAGGGCTTTTCCCGTCTGATCACTCTCAGCCAAGATACCTGTAGCGTAGGGTAAAATCATATTGATTCCAAAACTACCAATAGCAAGTGCGGCCACAAACATTATCGGAGACGGATGGGACAAAATGATAATCCCAAAAGCAATCAATCCTACAGAACTAATATAAATCGGAATTTTTCTGCCGTATCTGTTCTCCACAAGTATAGGTATCAAAAGCCCTATAATGGCTGCTAATAAAGATATAAATAGGGCATCAGCGATATAAGCTTCAGAAAAGCCCTCATCCTTACCTATCCTTTCTGAAAAGGCCCATAAACCTCCATAACCGACAAACATAATTAATATGCCAGTCAATCCGAATATTGATTTATTGCTTAATCTTTTAAGTTCAGCTGTATCCTTTTCAATGATTTTATTAAAGGGAAGAAAAAAGATAACTAATGGCACGGCTATAAGAGCTGCGAGTATCTGTAACCCAAATATAACCATAGCGGAATTCAAATAAGATAATAAAGGGATCAATTCGACACTGACCGCTCCTGTAACCAATGTCAGTATCAAATACATTGCAAAATTCCTCTCAGTTTCCTTAGAATCATTAATTACTACTAAGGCCAAAGCAATTGCAAGGCCCTCTCCTAAGCCTGTCATGAACCTAATTATTAACAACGAAGTAAAATCATTCTGAAATATCGAAAGTAAGTTTCCGGTAATGATCAGTGTTAATCCGATCAGAGCAACCTTCTTCCAATCGAATTTCCTTATCCAGAAAAAAGAAGAAATAGATGCAATAGCTGAACCCACCAAATCGGAAGATGCAAATTGACCCTGCTGAACCGCCGACAAAGAAAGGGATTCAGATACCATCCCCACCATCTGAGGAAGAAGGTATATCAATAACAACCCTGCATTTCCGAGAAAATAGCATGACCATAAATTTGCTTTTGTCATTTTTGATTTGTTTTTATTTTCTAAGCTCTCGTTTTAAAATCTTTCCCGTAGCGCTTAATGGCATTTCACTGATAAACTGAACTATTCTTGGGTACTTGTAAAGTGCTATTCTGGTTTTAGTCCATTTAATGATTTCTTCTTCTGAAACACTACCCTCTTCATTAAGAACAATGAATGCCTTTATTTCTTCTCCCATTTTCTCATCAGGAACCCCAACAACCGCAACGAGTGAAACACTTTCATGCTGCATAATAACCTCTTCCACCTCCCTTGGATAAACATTAAGGCCTCCTCTTAAGATCATATCCTTGGTACGGTCAACTATATAATAAAACCCCTCTTCATCCTGAACAGCGACATCCCCTGAATGCATCCATCCGTTTTTAAGGGCTTCTGCCGAAGCAGAAGGCATTTTATAATACCCTTTCATCACATTGTGTCCCTTAAATAAGAGTTGACCTTTCTCACCCGGTGAAACAGGATTTCCAAGATCATTAACAAGTTTTACCTGCACGCCCCAAACCGGTTTCCCTATTGAGCCTGCCTTTCTTTTTTGGCCTGGGTGATTAAAGCTGACTACAGGAGATCCCTCTGACATCCCATATCCTTCATAAATTGAAACTTGAAATTTCAATTCAAAATCGTTTAACAATTGAACAGGTAAAGAAGCACCTCCTGAAATACAAAATTTGAGATTTCTGCTAATTTCTTCATAATCAATTAAACCTACATCATCTATGTGATTCATTAGTGCCCAATACATGGTGGGAACACCGGCAAAGATGGTGACTTTCTCCATTTGCATTCTTTCAAGGACCAAGCCCGGATCAAATCTTGGAAGAACAACATTACTGATACCATGCATGATACTGGCATTCATCAAACAGGTTTGTCCAAAAATATGGAACATGGGCAAAACCGTCATGGTAATATCATCCTGATTAAACTGAAAAAGATGTCTGCATAAATCAGCATTCCAGGCCAAATTTGAATGAGTTAGTTCGGCCCCTTTAGGTTTACCTGTTGTACCGGATGTATATATGATTACAGCCGTATCCTCTGCTCCAACAGGAACTAAATCAAATGACTTGGACTCATGATCAATAAACGATTCGAACGATTTTGACAACGGAAAATGTTCCCTCTCATCCATCTCATTAGGCATGATTATAATTTCTTTGCAGAAAGAAACTTCTCGAAAAGCCGCATATCCTTCAGCACCTATCGGAAGTATATCCCATCCCTCATGACAAAAATAAAAAGAGGCCTCTGCATCATTCAAATGATAAATTATCTCATCCCTCTTAAGCAAAACACTCAAAGGAACCACCACACCTCCTGCTTTTAAAATACCATAATAAATAGCCGGAAAAAAGTATGAATTCGGACAGCTCAGAGCAACCTTATCATT
This DNA window, taken from Lutimonas zeaxanthinifaciens, encodes the following:
- a CDS encoding aminotransferase gives rise to the protein MEKQLKSKEKEIWTKDKNHVIHPYTNFENFKTEGSVIYEKGKDHHIYDMNGKEYIDGIAGLWCVNIGHGNEEISQATADQSRKLAYYNTFEDAGSIPAADLGAKIAGLCPQNLNHVFFGTGGSMANDTAIKMIHYYFNLIGKPKKKKIISRDLAYHGSTYLAHALTGIRPTHMAFDLPFDMIHYLTAPYAYRNQNELSETEFCDFLIDEMENYILKEGEDNIACFIAEPIMGAGGVIVPPRGYHKRTFDLCKKHDIFYISDEVVTAFGRLGHMVSSEEMFGIQPDVIIMAKGLSSGYVPLGATVISDEIYEVISRPKKENPYFSHGFTYSGHPLCCAVGLKNIEILERDGFCQHVQKWGPYFEQQLKSLSDLEIVGDVRGSHYMLSLELVAYKTTKFAFEPEIGIAKRVYHHARKMGLIVRPIGALIVLSPPLTFDKTAIDQSILILRKSIELTMDDLLKEKIWKH
- a CDS encoding MFS transporter, with amino-acid sequence MTKANLWSCYFLGNAGLLLIYLLPQMVGMVSESLSLSAVQQGQFASSDLVGSAIASISSFFWIRKFDWKKVALIGLTLIITGNLLSIFQNDFTSLLIIRFMTGLGEGLAIALALVVINDSKETERNFAMYLILTLVTGAVSVELIPLLSYLNSAMVIFGLQILAALIAVPLVIFFLPFNKIIEKDTAELKRLSNKSIFGLTGILIMFVGYGGLWAFSERIGKDEGFSEAYIADALFISLLAAIIGLLIPILVENRYGRKIPIYISSVGLIAFGIIILSHPSPIMFVAALAIGSFGINMILPYATGILAESDQTGKALVMVMPMYSIGFALGPFTLSLFYHYGDYRLVAIVSALIFTVACMSFIYASFNKKLRKS
- a CDS encoding long-chain-fatty-acid--CoA ligase yields the protein MFNLSICLEDSAKRYADKPAIIGEFKELSFGELNYLSNQVANALINAGIKANDKVALSCPNSYFFPAIYYGILKAGGVVVPLSVLLKRDEIIYHLNDAEASFYFCHEGWDILPIGAEGYAAFREVSFCKEIIIMPNEMDEREHFPLSKSFESFIDHESKSFDLVPVGAEDTAVIIYTSGTTGKPKGAELTHSNLAWNADLCRHLFQFNQDDITMTVLPMFHIFGQTCLMNASIMHGISNVVLPRFDPGLVLERMQMEKVTIFAGVPTMYWALMNHIDDVGLIDYEEISRNLKFCISGGASLPVQLLNDFELKFQVSIYEGYGMSEGSPVVSFNHPGQKRKAGSIGKPVWGVQVKLVNDLGNPVSPGEKGQLLFKGHNVMKGYYKMPSASAEALKNGWMHSGDVAVQDEEGFYYIVDRTKDMILRGGLNVYPREVEEVIMQHESVSLVAVVGVPDEKMGEEIKAFIVLNEEGSVSEEEIIKWTKTRIALYKYPRIVQFISEMPLSATGKILKRELRK
- a CDS encoding SDR family NAD(P)-dependent oxidoreductase — encoded protein: MKYFSLQNKNILVTGGGSGIGLALVKSFVQEGAKVILADIENCEKLAKSIGATYVFMDVSKESSVRDGFETSVDKIGKIDVLINNAGISLLSGVLEEGDAAKWSKVFDINVFGVMYGLKYGPRYMNQGGSIINTASQAAFTKVAGMEPYAASKAAVISLTKTAALELAHQRIRVNAVCPSNTKTPMMAQSEDAAYAELMSNLFSPMSRVAETDDLVGVFHFLASEAAQYINGQALIVDGGWTAGVSNQLLEKIQE